In Lathamus discolor isolate bLatDis1 chromosome 12, bLatDis1.hap1, whole genome shotgun sequence, a genomic segment contains:
- the BRI3BP gene encoding BRI3-binding protein — MAARRLPALLLLLALLLGCTAGPGAWAARSRGADKQNSFRRAASGLYQGVSGLFGEDNVRALQKFFSRLTERFVNGVDVLMDTFWRIWTDLLDVLGIDASNLTHYFSPAAIANSPTRALLLIGAILLAYWFLSLFLGFFFYLLHMLFGRFFWIARVALFTLSCVYILQKYEGDPEHAVLPLCFVVAVYFMTGPVGFYWRRNSNSSLEEKMDHLDSQIRLLNIRLSRLIENLDRGSNQ; from the exons ATGGCGGCGAGGAGGCTGccggcgctgctgctgctcctcgctttgctgctgggctgcacgGCGGGACCCGGCGCTTGGGCAGCGCGGAGCCGCGGCGCCGACAAGCAAAACAGCTTCCGCCGCGCCGCCAGCGGCCTCTACCAGGGCGTCAGCGGCCTCTTCGGCGAGGACAACGTGCGGGCCCTGCAGAAG tttttctCAAGGCTGACAGAGAGGTTTGTCAATGGGGTGGATGTATTAATGGACACATTCTGGAGAATATGGACTGATTTGTTAGATGTTCTTGGAATTGATG cCTCCAACCTGACTCATTATTTCAGCCCAGCAGCAATTGCCAACAGCCCAACCCGCGCTCTTCTACTGATTGGTGCCATTTTACTCGCCTATTGGTTTTTATCTCTCTTCCTTGGATTCTTCTTCTATCTCCTGCACATGCTGTTTGGTCGTTTCTTCTGGATTGCGAGGGTTGCCCTTTTCACTCTCTCGTGTGTGTACATCCTCCAGAAGTATGAAGGTGACCCGGAACACGCCgtcctgcctctctgctttgTTGTAGCAGTCTACTTCATGACGGGGCCAGTTGGATTTTACTGgagaagaaacagcaacagcagcctcgAGGAGAAGATGGACCACCTCGACAGTCAGATCAGACTTCTGAACATTCGTCTTTCTCGTCTGATTGAGAACCTGGACAGAGGCAGTAACCAATGA